A genomic region of Miscanthus floridulus cultivar M001 chromosome 3, ASM1932011v1, whole genome shotgun sequence contains the following coding sequences:
- the LOC136545343 gene encoding AUGMIN subunit 3-like: protein MSAKQLRDALAAAGFDGDDPLDAESFEWAFLQGEDSRRMLAWVCARLRPGNVLSATDLDLYEQLEMEGKLLEGEDLDFAFDRISAFSDIGENQEYKFLTEESLEDIRESKLALRAEVSDLEKQLASLEWKLDILTAQATTINQGKKSRSSANIRANGQLTGLDEIFAKRSLEMNAILGKLTATSQELSYYHSEADIGVYLSYCDFQPYVSSVLACTKELNKWFSKKFEKGPLQLVVQDDKLRGDSVNSHHFVVELSRINSIFAKSKRQYIEAQVEHAKEEAILSVLRTQLASQQSYIHQDSHSLRRKNAELAEELKDLSHHVQKYLSETVTGLCADLAQLSGANILEGDHNLKLLRQECYISHQKKFINHLVNQLAAHLFLKITCQLEEQIKISSAYSFLKAVELELQGYFSAVDGRLGRYHLIDQAASEMFEEGSVDDSDSYLHAVRDILNSHSSSHAMSPEYVSSYGLIEQITELQDELQYLQHEAENVLPRERGRCTDELCRIIQTLEQILAVPLSDEQPKLTPWPLAQSLEDLDLVSQQVSTSVSEVTLAKDEKAEMLKQPSRNAQQERQVFSDFFCHPKRLEDRVEELLSRFRALPE, encoded by the exons ATGAGCGCGAAGCAGCTCCGCGACGCCCTGGCCGCCGCGGGGTTCGACGGCGACGACCCCCTCGACGCGGAAAGCTTCGAGTGGGCGTTTCTCCAGGGGGAGGACTCCCGCCGGATGCTCGCGTGGGTCTGCGCCCGCCTCCGCCCCGGCAATGTCCTCTCCGCCACCGACCTCGATCT GTACGAGCAGCTTGAAATGGAAGGGAAGTTATTGGAG GGGGAAGACTTGGATTTTGCTTTCGATCGTATTTCGGCTTTCTCAGACATTGGGGAGAATCAGGAATACAAATTCTTGACGGAAGAAAGTCTTGAAGACATCCG TGAGTCAAAGCTTGCTCTTAGAGCTGAAGTTTCTGATTTGGAAAAGCAGCTTGCTTCTCTGGAGTGGAAGCTTGATATACTTACAGCACAAGCTACCACCATTAACCAGGGAAAGAAGTCCCGCTCATCTGCTAATATTAGAGCTAATGGACAACTTACTGGCTTAGATGAGATATTTGCTAAGAGAAGTTTAGAG ATGAATGCAATACTTGGAAAACTTACTGCAACCTCGCAGGAGTTGTCTTACTATCACTCAGAAGCTG ATATCGGGGTCTACCTATCATACTGTGACTTCCAGCCTTATGTGAGCAGTGTCCTGGCTTGTACCAAGGAACTAAACAAATGGTTCTCTAAGAAGTTTGAGAAG GGACCACTCCAACTTGTTGTTCAAGATGACAAGTTAAGAG GAGATTCAGTAAACTCCCACCATTTTGTTGTCGAACTGAGCCGAATTAACTCCAT ATTTGCTAAAAGTAAGAGACAGTACATAGAAGCACAAGTGGAACATGCTAAAGAAGAGGCTATATTATCAGTTCTGAGAACTCAGTTGGCATCCCAACAGTCATATATTCATCAGGATAGCCATTCTCTAAG GAGGAAAAACGCCGAACTTGCGGAAGAGCTTAAAGATCTTTCCCATCATGTGCAAAAATACTTATCTGAG ACTGTTACAGGCCTGTGTGCAGACCTTGCTCAGCTTTCAGGTGCAAATATTTTGGAAG GAGATCACAATTTAAAGCTTCTGCGCCAGGAATGCTACATAAGTCATCAGAAGAAG TTCATCAATCATCTGGTCAATCAACTTGCTGCTCACCTGTTTCTGAAGATAACCTGCCAGCTTGAAGAACAGATAAAAATATCGAGTGCCTACTCATTTCTGAAAGCTGTAGAATTGGAATTACAGGGCTACTTCTCAGCTGTTGATGGCCGCCTG GGCCGGTATCATTTAATTGATCAAGCAGCATCTGAAATGTTTGAAGAGGGATCAGTTGACGACAGCGATTCTTATCTTCATGCTGTGAGGGATATCCTTAACAGTCACTCTA gttcccatgcaaTGTCACCAGAATATGTTTCATCATATGGTTTGATCGAGCAGATAACAGAGCTGCAAGATGAGCTCCAGTACCTTCAGCATGAGGCTGAAAATGTTCTTCCACGTGAGCGAGGAAGATGCACTGATGAACT ATGCAGGATTATCCAAACACTGGAGCAAATTCTCGCTGTGCCCCTTTCTGATGAGCAACCAAAGCTTACACCATGG CCATTGGCACAATCACTTGAAGACCTTGATTTGGTCAGCCAGCAAGTCTCTACTTCCGTTAGTGAAGTGACACTAGCTAAGGACGAAAAGGCCGAG ATGTTGAAACAGCCTTCACGCAACGCGCAGCAGGAAAGGCAGGTGTTCTCAGATTTCTTCTGCCACCCAAAACGACTGGAGGATCGAGTGGAAGAGCTGCTTTCCCGCTTTAGAGCTCTACCTGAGTAG
- the LOC136545344 gene encoding uncharacterized protein, with amino-acid sequence MDREAKKEAFRKYLESSGVLDTLTKVLVALYEENDKPSSAVEFVQQKLGGPSISDYEKLKAEKLDLQLKYDKLLETHKETCRQLEELKNMKYGAPWN; translated from the exons ATG GATAGGGAAGCCAAGAAAGAAGCGTTCAGGAAGTATCTTGAATCCAGTGGCGTGCTTGATACCCTCACGAAAG TTCTTGTTGCGTTGTATGAGGAGAACGATAAGCCTTCATCTGCAGTCGA ATTTGTCCAGCAGAAGCTGGGTGGCCCATCGATTTCTGACTATGAAAAGCTCAAGGCAGAGAAGTTGGATTTGCAATTGAAGTATGATAAGCTTTTAGAAACCCACAAGGAAACATGCAGACAG CTGGAGGAACTTAAGAACATGAAGTATGGTGCACCTTGGAACTGA